The Xylophilus rhododendri region GTCGAGGAAATGAACGGCCTGCTGTTCTACCCGGTGCAGTACGAAGGCGAAGAGCTGTCGAAGAACGTGTTCTACACCGGCGCCGCGCCCAACCAGCAGGCCATCCCCGCGGTGGACTACCTGATGAGCAAGGACGGCGGCTCGGCCAAGCGCTTCGTGCTGCTGGGCACCGACTATGTCTATCCCCGCACCACCAATAAGATCCTGCGCGCCTACCTCAAGAGCAAGGGCGTGAAGGACTCGGACATCGACGAGAAGTACACCCCCTTCGGCCACAGCGACTACCAGACCATCGTCGCCGACATCAAGAAGTTCAGCCAGGGCGGCAAGACGGCGGTGGTCTCCACCATCAACGGCGACTCCAACGTGCCCTTCTACAAGGAACTGGGCAATGCCGGCCTGAAGGCCAAGGACGTGCCGGTCGTCGCCTTCTCGGTGGGCGAGGAAGAACTGCGCGGCGTGGACACCAAGCCCCTGGTCGGCCACCTGGCTGCCTGGAACTACTTCATGTCCATCAAGAACCCGACCAACGCGGCCTTCATCAAGCAGTGGAGCGACTACGCCAAGAAGATGAAGATCCCGGGCCAGATGGACAAGCCGCTGACCAACGATCCGATGGAAGCCACCTACGTCGGCATGCACATGTGGGCGCAGGCGGTGGAGAAGGCCAAGTCCACCGACACCGACAAGGTCATCGCCGCCATGGCCGGCCAGACCTTCAAGGCACCGGACGGCTTCACCATCAAGATGGACGAGAAGAACCACCACCTGCACAAGCCGGTGTTCGTGGGAGAGATCAAGGCCGACGGCCAGTTCAACGTGGTCTGGAAGACCCCGGGCCCCATCAAGGCCAAGCCATGGAGCCCTTACATCGAAGGCAACGACAAGAAGAAGGACGAGCCCGAAAAGATGTAAGAAGGCCTAGCGCCTGAGAGCGGGGCTCCCTTTCCTTCGGGAGGGAGCCCTTTTTACTTTCACCCAGCCAGGCTCCATCACGATGTTCCGGTTCCTCCTTCCGCTGGCGACTGCCGCGCTGCTGCTGTTCGGCCAAGCCGCGCACGCCCTGACCGCCGATGCCGCGCGCGCCATGGCCAGCGGCGATACCGACGAGCGCATCGCCGCCCTCGCCAAGGCCACGGCCACGCCCGATGCCGCCACCGCCGCCTTCGTCCAGGCCATGTCCGACGACGCGGTGAAGATCACGCCGCAACACGTCATCGTGATGAAGGACGACAAGGGCTTCGATGCCGCCACCGGCGCAGAGGTGCCGGTGCCGGAGGACGCCGAGGACATCGTCAACAACAACCGCATGCGCGGCGCCTTCGAGGGCACGCTGGCGTCCCTGAAGCTGCTGTCGCGGGACAAGGCCGAACGCGCCGCGGCCATCGCCGCCCTGCGCGAGGAGAGCGACGAATCCCGCCTGCCGGTCATCGACCAGGCCCTGGTCGCCGAGACCGACGCGGGCCTGAAGACCCAGCTGCAATCCATCCGCGCACGCATCCAGCTGTCGTCCAGCGACGCCACCCAGCGCGCGGCCGCCGCCGCCGAACTCGGCCACAGCGCCAGCCCCGCCACCCGCACCCTGCTGATCGAACAGATGAAGCAGGAGGACAACCCCGCCGCCAAGGCCGCGATGCAGCAGGCGCTGTCGGCGGTGGAAGGCCGGCTGGTCTGGGGCGAACGCCTGGCGGCGCTGTTCTCGGGCATCAGCCTGGGCTCCATCCTGCTGCTGGTGGCGCTGGGCCTGGCGATCACCTACGGCCTGATGGGCGTGATCAACATGGCGCACGG contains the following coding sequences:
- the urtA gene encoding urea ABC transporter substrate-binding protein, coding for MQRRFTLKALSAALVIAGATPAFAADTIKVGILHSLSGTMAISETALKDVALMTIAEINAKGGVMGKQLEAVVVDPASNWPLFAEKTKQLLGQDKVAVMFGCWTSVSRKSVLPVVEEMNGLLFYPVQYEGEELSKNVFYTGAAPNQQAIPAVDYLMSKDGGSAKRFVLLGTDYVYPRTTNKILRAYLKSKGVKDSDIDEKYTPFGHSDYQTIVADIKKFSQGGKTAVVSTINGDSNVPFYKELGNAGLKAKDVPVVAFSVGEEELRGVDTKPLVGHLAAWNYFMSIKNPTNAAFIKQWSDYAKKMKIPGQMDKPLTNDPMEATYVGMHMWAQAVEKAKSTDTDKVIAAMAGQTFKAPDGFTIKMDEKNHHLHKPVFVGEIKADGQFNVVWKTPGPIKAKPWSPYIEGNDKKKDEPEKM
- the urtB gene encoding urea ABC transporter permease subunit UrtB; protein product: MFRFLLPLATAALLLFGQAAHALTADAARAMASGDTDERIAALAKATATPDAATAAFVQAMSDDAVKITPQHVIVMKDDKGFDAATGAEVPVPEDAEDIVNNNRMRGAFEGTLASLKLLSRDKAERAAAIAALREESDESRLPVIDQALVAETDAGLKTQLQSIRARIQLSSSDATQRAAAAAELGHSASPATRTLLIEQMKQEDNPAAKAAMQQALSAVEGRLVWGERLAALFSGISLGSILLLVALGLAITYGLMGVINMAHGELMMIGAYATYVVQGLFQKYLPGAFDFYLVAAVPVAFLASALVGAALERGVIRFLYGRPLETLLATWGISLMLQQLVRSLFGAQNVGVENPAWMSGGLQLMENLQLPWNRLVIVGFAFAVLGAMAWLIGRTRLGLFVRGVTQNRPIASCMGVNTARIDTYAFALGSGIAGLAGCALSQIGNVGPDLGQGYIVDAFMVVVLGGVGQLAGTVYAALGLGVLNKLLEGWTGAVLAKIAVLVFIIVFIQKRPQGIFAMKGRSAEA